In Procambarus clarkii isolate CNS0578487 chromosome 5, FALCON_Pclarkii_2.0, whole genome shotgun sequence, the following are encoded in one genomic region:
- the LOC123766396 gene encoding collagen alpha-2(IV) chain-like gives MVGFPKRISRVLQRWLTAPDGAPGCPIDGWLPQTEFQGALDGTPGCPGRSSRVPRTELQGAPDGAPGCPRHSSRLPQMELQGAPEMVGFPNGAPGCSRDGWLPQTELQGAPEMVGFPKRSSREPQRWLAAPDGAPGCPRDGWLPQTELQGAPEMVGCPRRSSRVPQRWLAAPNGHEFHSAPDEGPGCPRRRSRVPQTKVQGAPDEGPGCPRRRSRVPQTKVQGALDEGPGCPRRRSRVPQTKVQGAPDGAPGAPDGAPGCPRRRSRVLQGAPDGGPGCPRRSSGCPRRSSRVPQTELRVPQTELRVPQTELQGAPDGAPGCPRRSSRVPQTELQGAPDGAPGCPRRSSRVPQTKVQGAPDGAPGAPDGAPGCP, from the coding sequence atggttggGTTCCCCAAACGGATCTCCAGGGTGCTCCAGAGATGGTTGACTGCGCCAGACGGAGCTCCAGGGTGCCCCATAGATGGTTGGCTGCCCCAGACGGAGTTCCAGGGTGCCCTAGACGGAACTCCAGGGTGCCCTGGACGGAGCTCCAGGGTGCCCCGGACGGAGCTCCAGGGTGCCCCAGATGGAGCTCCAGGGTGCCCCAGACATAGCTCCAGACTGCCCCAGATGGAGCTccagggtgccccagagatggttggCTTCCCAAACGGAGCTCCAGGGTGCTCCAGAGATGGCTGGCTGCCCCAGACGGAGCTCcaaggtgccccagagatggttggGTTCCCCAAACGGAGCTCCAGGGAGCCCCAGAGATGGTTAGCTGCCCCAGACGGAGCTccagggtgccccagagatggttggCTGCCCCAGACGGAGCTccagggtgccccagagatggttggCTGCCCCAGACGGAGCTccagggtgccccagagatggttaGCTGCCCCAAACGGACATGAGTTCCACAGTGCCCCAGACGAAGGTCCAGGGTGCCCCAGACGAAGGTCCAGGGTGCCCCAGACGAAGGTCCAGGGTGCCCCAGACGAAGGTCCAGGGTGCCCCAGACGAAGGTCCAGGGTGCCCCAGACGAAGGTCCAGGGTGCCCTAGACGAAGGTCCAGGGTGCCCCAGACGAAGGTCCAGGGTGCCCCAGACGAAGGTCCAGGGTGCCCCAGACGGAGCTCCGGGTGCCCCAGACGGAGCTCCAGGGTGCCCCAGACGGAGGTCCAGGGTGCTCCAGGGTGCCCCAGACGGAGGTCCAGGGTGCCCCAGACGGAGCTCCGGGTGCCCCAGACGGAGCTCCAGGGTGCCCCAGACGGAGCTCCGGGTGCCCCAGACGGAGCTCCGGGTGCCCCAGACGGAGCTCCAGGGTGCCCCAGACGGAGCTCCAGGGTGCCCCAGACGGAGCTCCAGGGTGCCCCAGACGGAGCTCCAGGGTGCCCCAGACGGAGCTCCAGGGTGCCCCAGACGGAGCTCCAGGGTGCCCCAGACGAAGGTCCAGGGTGCCCCAGACGGAGCTCCGGGTGCCCCAGACGGAGCTCCAGGGTGCCCCTGA